The following are encoded in a window of Pseudobdellovibrionaceae bacterium genomic DNA:
- a CDS encoding nucleotidyltransferase family protein gives MGPRNKLLLPMDGGTLVRRTAKELAKFPFQESVFVTGYEADLVTPELISFDAILTHNARYKEGMSTSLKAGLRALTKPCDGVVIVHGDRPSFRIEVVQRLAQEFYKRRGPLILFPRWRGRRGHPTLVSRHFFDEILNEFEGDYDLGYLMRRSLNAVLPIDVEDVGVTEDLDIPEDVPELSRCHLGT, from the coding sequence ATGGGTCCGCGGAACAAACTCCTGCTGCCGATGGACGGCGGCACGCTCGTGCGACGAACGGCGAAGGAGCTTGCGAAATTTCCTTTTCAGGAAAGCGTTTTCGTCACCGGCTACGAGGCCGACTTGGTGACGCCCGAGCTGATCAGTTTCGACGCCATCCTCACGCACAATGCTCGTTATAAAGAGGGGATGTCGACTTCGTTGAAGGCGGGCTTGCGGGCGCTGACGAAGCCCTGTGACGGCGTGGTGATCGTTCACGGCGACCGGCCGTCCTTTCGCATCGAAGTCGTGCAAAGGCTGGCGCAAGAATTTTACAAACGACGAGGACCACTGATCTTGTTCCCGCGATGGCGGGGGCGACGTGGGCATCCGACGTTGGTCTCGCGGCATTTTTTCGATGAGATTTTGAACGAGTTCGAAGGGGACTACGATCTAGGCTATTTGATGCGCCGGAGTCTCAACGCGGTCTTGCCGATCGATGTAGAGGACGTCGGTGTCACGGAAGACCTCGACATCCCCGAAGATGTGCCGGAGCTCAGTCGCTGTCACCTTGGAACGTGA
- a CDS encoding thiol oxidoreductase, which produces MPSLVSRFFSAKLLALITIVIGASLFLGISSKTNATPDPAEFPGGAGSVRDLTRNAFGHPLVGVSNQERREFFVGNSFFKDVWVQAPSSTEGRDGLGPTFNATSCSACHGLDGRGPAFLEANGKVRVDLSLLFRLSGLTVDGFLGDHPVYGEQLNPFGIKGVPGEGQASVEFTDIPVTYPDGEVATLRRPRYSFANLAFGDLEPHPRARFSPRQAPQVIGLGLIEAIPAADILALEDPQDANGDAISGRANWALDHLTGQKALGRFGWKAGQPTVRQQSAAAFNGDMGLTTSMFPNENCPPLQTACVAAPTGGAPEVTDQQLDRVTLYMQLLAVPARRKPRDPEVLFGEKLFHQVNCATCHTPRFTTGADAPSAMLRNQIIFPYSDFLLHDVGMDLADHRPEAMANGREWRTPPLWGLGMIRTVNGHQNLMHDGRARGVEEAILWHGGEAEASKRAFMGLTAPERKALIEFVNDL; this is translated from the coding sequence ATGCCCTCCCTCGTTTCGCGATTTTTTTCCGCGAAACTTCTGGCCCTGATCACGATCGTGATCGGGGCTTCGCTGTTTTTGGGCATCAGCTCAAAAACCAACGCGACCCCCGATCCTGCGGAATTTCCCGGCGGCGCCGGGAGCGTCCGTGACTTGACCCGCAACGCCTTCGGCCATCCGCTCGTCGGCGTCAGCAATCAAGAGCGCCGCGAATTCTTCGTCGGCAATTCGTTCTTCAAAGATGTCTGGGTGCAGGCGCCGTCTTCGACCGAAGGCCGCGACGGACTCGGACCGACCTTCAACGCGACCTCGTGTTCGGCCTGCCACGGCCTGGACGGACGCGGCCCCGCGTTTCTCGAAGCGAACGGCAAAGTTCGCGTCGATTTGTCTTTGCTTTTCCGTTTGAGCGGCCTCACCGTCGATGGCTTCCTTGGCGATCATCCGGTGTACGGCGAACAGCTCAATCCCTTCGGTATCAAGGGCGTCCCCGGCGAAGGCCAGGCGAGCGTCGAGTTTACCGATATTCCCGTCACCTATCCCGATGGCGAAGTCGCGACCCTACGCCGCCCTCGTTACTCCTTCGCGAATCTTGCGTTCGGTGATCTCGAACCCCATCCGCGCGCGCGTTTTTCGCCCCGGCAGGCCCCGCAGGTCATCGGCCTCGGACTCATCGAGGCGATCCCCGCGGCCGACATCCTCGCCCTGGAGGATCCCCAGGACGCGAACGGCGACGCCATTTCGGGACGCGCGAACTGGGCCCTCGATCATCTCACCGGCCAGAAAGCACTGGGCCGCTTCGGTTGGAAAGCCGGACAGCCCACCGTGCGCCAGCAATCCGCGGCCGCGTTCAACGGCGACATGGGTTTGACCACCTCGATGTTCCCGAATGAAAACTGCCCGCCGCTCCAAACCGCATGCGTGGCGGCACCGACCGGCGGCGCTCCGGAAGTGACCGATCAACAGCTCGATCGGGTGACTCTTTATATGCAGCTCCTCGCGGTGCCCGCGCGCCGCAAACCCCGCGATCCCGAAGTGCTCTTCGGCGAAAAACTGTTCCACCAGGTGAACTGCGCCACTTGCCACACGCCGCGTTTCACGACCGGTGCCGACGCGCCCTCGGCGATGCTCCGCAACCAGATCATCTTTCCGTATTCGGATTTCCTGCTGCATGACGTGGGCATGGACCTCGCCGACCACCGTCCCGAGGCGATGGCCAACGGCCGCGAGTGGCGCACTCCACCCCTTTGGGGCTTGGGGATGATCCGCACCGTGAACGGCCATCAGAATCTGATGCATGACGGACGCGCCCGCGGCGTCGAAGAGGCGATCCTTTGGCACGGCGGCGAAGCGGAAGCTTCGAAACGCGCGTTCATGGGTTTGACCGCCCCCGAGCGCAAAGCGCTCATCGAGTTCGTGAATGACCTTTAA